A stretch of Ascochyta rabiei chromosome 6, complete sequence DNA encodes these proteins:
- a CDS encoding Dolichol phosphate-mannose biosynthesis regulatory protein, which produces MLDRLVGLSMLIAATAIFVYYTVWTLFMPFVDEDHVLHSLFPPRVWAIRIPVILIILGTTVVGSFLSVVMIRSNRKKALKAQQKKAS; this is translated from the exons ATG CTCGACCGCCTCGTAGGCCTCAGCATGCTCATCGCTGCGACCGCCATCTTCGTCTACTACACCGTGTGGACGCTGTTCATG CCCTTTGTCGACGAGGATCACGTCCTGCACTCGCTCTTCCCCCCCCGCGTCTGGGCCATCCGCATCCCTGTGATACTGATCATCCTCGGCACCACCGTTGTCGGCAGCTTCCTCTCCGTCGTCATGATACGGAGCAACCGCAAGAAGGCGCTCAAGGCCCAGCAGAAGAAGGCATCGTAG
- a CDS encoding pre-mRNA-splicing factor cwc22, which yields MLASAVRIPSPEPDVAEQDAPRKRDRSPYDAGPSKRSRRHDADDTNGDDKDAPPRRERGNGRPRDHNGSRDVQVGDDDARLNLFKSAFSASRKLPIDDSKTRAGGAYIPPARLREMQKDITDKATPEFQRMAWEALKKSIQGLINKTNTANIKMIVPELFSENLIRGRGLFCRAIMKAQAASLPFTPIYGAMVAIVNTKLPQVGDLLVRRLIVQFRKSFRRNDKAVCLASTMFLSHLVNTQVVHEVLIAEILLLLLNKPSDDSVEIAVGIMKEVGAFLEEMNSVIANAIFDQMRNILHEADIDKRTQYMIEVLFEVRRTKYKDHAAVKEDLDLVEEEDQITHRHTLEDDVKVEDGLNIFKFDAEYEAHEAEYQKIKAEILGEEEGSDAEYTDASDSDDEDEEQKAEDVKDQTNADLVSLRRTIYLTIKSSGGFEECCHKLMRINLPHGLENELTTMIVECASQERTYEKFYGMIGERFCKINRMWTDLFEEGFAHYYETIHRFETNRLRIIAQFFAHLLATDAIGWHVFQVVKLNEEDTTSSSRIFIKILFEELLSFLGQKDVVARFKDPILQDSLTGVFPTDADDQAKTRFSINFFTAIGMGVLTEGMREWLKNAAPKPKPLPEPESDSEDSRSVSSYSSYSSRSDSRSRSRSRSRSHTPARRRRDSRSSSRGRSYTRSPTPDRKRVTAGKARTRSLSDSRSRSRSPAPRKKRNYSSSRSPSRSRSPPPKRRGRSPSNSPSRSPPPKKKARSPSVSVSRSRSPVRRRRSYSSSRSRSPPPKKTNGKGKARASESRSRSPVRRRRSYSSSRSRSPLPRKGRDS from the coding sequence atgcTCGCCTCCGCCGTCCGCATTCCCTCGCCCGAGCCGGACGTCGCGGAGCAGGACGCCCCCCGCAAGCGCGACCGCTCGCCCTACGACGCCGGCCCTTCGAAGCGCTCGCGGCGCCACGACGCCGACGACACCAACGGCGACGACAAAGATGCGCCGCCGCGCCGCGAGAGGGGGAACGGCCGTCCGCGCGACCACAACGGCAGCAGAGACGTCCAGGTCGGCGACGACGATGCGCGCCTCAACCTCTTCAAGAGCGCCTTTAGCGCCTCGCGCAAGCTGCCCATCGACGACTCCAAGACGCGCGCCGGCGGTGCCTACATCCCGCCCGCGCGCCTGCGCGAAATGCAGAAGGACATCACCGACAAGGCGACGCCCGAGTTCCAGCGCATGGCCTGGGAGGCCCTGAAGAAGTCGATCCAGGGCCTGATCAACAAGACCAACACGGCCAACATCAAGATGATTGTCCCCGAGCTGTTCAGCGAGAATCTGATTCGCGGGCGAGGCCTCTTTTGTCGCGCCATCATGAAGGCCCAGGCTGCTAGTTTGCCGTTCACGCCCATCTACGGTGCCATGGTCGCTATCGTCAACACAAAGCTGCCGCAGGTGGGAGATCTGCTGGTTAGGCGCTTGATTGTGCAGTTCAGGAAGAGCTTCAGGAGAAACGACAAGGCCGTGTGCTTGGCCAGTACCATGTTCCTCAGCCACCTGGTCAACACGCAGGTCGTGCACGAGGTGCTGATTGCCGAgattctgctgctgctgctcaaCAAGCCGTCGGACGACTCGGTGGAGATTGCCGTGGGCATCATGAAAGAGGTGGGCGCTTTCCTCGAGGAGATGAACTCGGTGATCGCGAATGCAATTTTCGACCAGATGAGGAATATTCTGCACGAGGCCGATATCGACAAGCGCACCCAGTACATGATTGAGGTCTTGTTTGAGGTCAGACGGACCAAGTACAAGGATCATGCCGCGGTCAAGGAGGATTTGGATCTTGTGGAAGAGGAGGACCAGATCACACATAGGCACACACTCGAGGACGATGTCAAGGTCGAGGACGGTCTCAACATCTTCAAGTTCGATGCAGAGTACGAAGCGCACGAGGCTGAGTACCAGAAGATCAAGGCCGAGATCCTGGGCGAAGAGGAGGGCAGCGATGCCGAATACACAGACGCTTCTGACtcggacgacgaggacgaagagCAAAAGGCCGAAGACGTCAAGGACCAAACCAATGCCGACCTCGTCAGCCTTCGCCGAACCATCTACCTCACCATCAAGTCTAGCGGTGGTTTCGAGGAATGTTGTCACAAGCTCATGCGCATCAACCTCCCGCACGGCCTCGAGAACGAACTCACGACCATGATCGTCGAGTGCGCCAGCCAGGAGCGTACCTATGAAAAGTTCTACGGCATGATCGGTGAACGCTTTTGCAAGATCAATCGCATGTGGACCGATCTGTTTGAGGAAGGCTTCGCACACTACTACGAAACCATTCACCGCTTCGAGACAAATCGCCTGCGCATCATTGCCCAATTTTTCGCACACCTCCTTGCCACAGATGCGATCGGGTGGCATGTGTTCCAGGTTGTCAAGCTCAACGAGGAGGACACAACGTCTTCTTCTCGTATCTTTATCAAAATTCTCTTCGAAGAACTACTCTCCTTCCTTGGTCAAAAAGACGTCGTTGCGCGTTTCAAGGACCCCATACTGCAAGACAGCCTCACTGGTGTCTTCCCCACAGACGCAGACGATCAGGCCAAGACGCGCTTCTCGATCAACTTCTTCACCGCTATCGGTATGGGTGTGCTTACCGAGGGTATGCGCGAGTGGCTCAAGAATGCCGCGCCGAAACCAAAGCCGCTTCCCGAGCCAGAGAGCGACTCCGAGGACTCGAGGAGCGTGTCAAGTTATTCCTCGTACTCGTCACGCAGCGATTCACGCAGCAGGAGTAGGAGCAGGAGTAGAAGTCACACCCCAGCCCGCAGACGCCGCGATTCGAGATCTTCTTCGAGGGGCCGGTCGTACACGCGCAGCCCGACACCAGACCGCAAACGCGTCACAGCTGGTAAAGCACGCACCCGCTCCCTCTCAGACTCACGCTCTCGTTCCCGCTCCCCTGCTCCGCGCAAGAAGCGCAACTATTCCTCCAGCCGCTCGCCTTCGCGCTCTCGCTCGCCACCTCCCAAGCGCCGTGGTCGTAGCCCTTCAAACTCGCCCTCGAGGAGTCCGCCACCAAAGAAGAAGGCCAGGAGTCCCAGTGTGAGCgtgagcaggagcaggagtcCAGTGCGAAGGCGACGGAGCTACAGTTCAAGCAGATCAAGAAGCCCACCACCCAAGAAGACCAACGGGAAAGGCAAGGCGAGGGCGAGTGAGAGTCGGAGTCGTAGCCCTGTACGGCGGAGACGGAGCTACAGCAGCTCGAGGTCTAGATCTCCTCTGCCCCGAAAAGGGAGGGATTCCTAG